The proteins below are encoded in one region of Deltaproteobacteria bacterium:
- a CDS encoding glycosyltransferase family 39 protein, with the protein MERALTAALGLCLAVSVAFRFLALDHIPGINGDEGYLGVQAWMSLHREAVTLKTGSDLLPDPFSLGLSWLVHAAAGVSLWSLRSPTAILGVITVAVVYLLSKKLWGPSVALAAATLAAALPTHIAYSRFFWEPSQSPLACMLIVYTAYARKPVLFLLACGLAVMVHPTNVFVVPFALMIWVPGVRARATFRHWLLPRWKLGALALAALVVLAAGAYVISLHRQSFTDAAHRATDLESWMQFANLVPGMLSGSTVYEYLVGGLPEAVKTLGRLGFVALFIVPVTISLTLDRKRLGMDVLGLALALVGFYLFAGPVALSPHTERYGLWLTIPTCLIAVRAWDHAAGERRWMLGTITVLVCAGLLLDFNARYFERFVAHNSISHKTFKSGPVEPKLQAFEWIAARRDPARTTRVLAGDWWSYWAIKYLSLTQQPRWEVSILDSGWDGRFPKDFALPSRPASSVQTFYVGYVEDGFGEKIRKRVPGAIEQRIAGYGGTAVISVLAGQ; encoded by the coding sequence GTGGAGCGGGCGCTCACCGCTGCGCTCGGCCTCTGCCTGGCGGTCTCGGTTGCCTTCCGCTTCCTGGCGCTCGACCACATCCCAGGCATCAACGGCGACGAGGGCTACCTGGGTGTGCAGGCCTGGATGTCGCTGCACCGCGAGGCCGTCACACTCAAGACGGGAAGCGATCTCCTCCCCGATCCCTTCTCTCTCGGGCTCTCCTGGCTGGTGCATGCGGCAGCGGGCGTGTCGCTCTGGTCGCTGCGGTCACCCACCGCCATCCTCGGCGTGATCACCGTGGCGGTGGTGTACCTGCTGAGCAAGAAGCTCTGGGGCCCGTCGGTGGCCCTCGCCGCTGCGACGCTCGCCGCGGCCCTACCCACGCACATCGCGTACTCACGGTTCTTCTGGGAGCCGTCTCAGTCGCCGCTGGCGTGCATGCTCATCGTGTACACCGCATACGCGCGCAAGCCGGTGCTCTTCCTGCTCGCCTGCGGGCTGGCGGTAATGGTGCACCCCACCAACGTGTTCGTGGTGCCGTTTGCACTGATGATCTGGGTGCCGGGGGTCCGCGCACGAGCCACGTTCAGACACTGGCTACTGCCCCGGTGGAAGCTGGGCGCACTAGCGCTCGCGGCGCTAGTCGTGCTCGCCGCTGGGGCCTACGTGATCTCGCTACACCGGCAGAGCTTCACCGACGCCGCCCACCGCGCCACCGACCTCGAATCATGGATGCAATTCGCCAACCTCGTGCCGGGCATGCTCAGCGGCTCGACGGTCTACGAGTACCTGGTGGGCGGGCTTCCAGAGGCCGTGAAGACGCTCGGCAGGCTCGGCTTCGTGGCGCTCTTCATTGTGCCCGTGACCATCAGCCTCACCCTCGATCGCAAGCGCCTCGGCATGGACGTGCTCGGCCTCGCGCTCGCGCTGGTGGGCTTCTACTTGTTCGCCGGGCCAGTCGCGCTCTCGCCGCACACCGAGCGGTACGGACTCTGGCTCACCATCCCCACCTGCCTCATCGCCGTGAGGGCCTGGGACCACGCGGCTGGCGAGCGGCGATGGATGCTGGGGACAATCACGGTGCTCGTGTGCGCTGGGCTGCTGCTCGACTTCAATGCCCGGTACTTCGAGCGGTTCGTGGCTCACAACTCGATTAGCCACAAGACCTTCAAGAGCGGACCCGTGGAGCCCAAGCTCCAGGCCTTCGAGTGGATCGCGGCGCGCCGCGACCCGGCGCGCACCACCCGGGTGCTCGCCGGCGACTGGTGGAGCTACTGGGCCATCAAGTACCTCTCGCTCACCCAGCAACCTCGCTGGGAGGTGTCCATTCTCGACTCTGGCTGGGATGGGCGCTTCCCCAAGGATTTCGCCCTGCCCTCACGACCGGCGAGCTCGGTGCAGACGTTCTACGTGGGCTACGTGGAGGACGGCTTTGGCGAGAAGATCCGCAAGCGCGTGCCCGGCGCAATCGAGCAGCGCATCGCCGGTTACGGCGGCACTGCTGTGATCAGCGTGCTGGCGGGGCAGTGA